A genome region from Geoalkalibacter ferrihydriticus DSM 17813 includes the following:
- a CDS encoding BrxE family protein, whose product MVADLKNTSQVLNQFILMRLAVGYLGQGKQAGWWDCNFLDATGIRFLETTFPRTARAAALRATTEAACSVHDKALGRVGSYHLFRLPPAMEDLLEQTLEREDMNALFNEIQSHEAALETLHHLADALIHAPTGPVQVGVESRILTPTAVRELAAHYHSAFREGVRSYPYFAPDKDAR is encoded by the coding sequence ATGGTAGCCGATTTAAAAAACACTTCTCAGGTATTGAATCAATTTATCCTGATGCGTTTAGCCGTCGGCTATCTCGGGCAGGGCAAGCAGGCGGGATGGTGGGACTGCAACTTTCTCGATGCCACCGGCATCCGCTTCCTCGAAACCACCTTCCCGCGGACAGCCCGCGCCGCGGCTCTACGGGCCACTACCGAGGCGGCTTGCTCGGTACATGACAAGGCACTCGGGCGGGTCGGCTCCTATCATCTCTTCCGTCTGCCGCCGGCTATGGAAGATCTCCTGGAGCAAACCCTCGAACGAGAAGACATGAATGCCTTATTCAACGAGATCCAGTCTCACGAGGCAGCGCTGGAGACGCTCCATCACTTGGCCGATGCCTTGATCCACGCTCCTACGGGTCCGGTGCAGGTCGGAGTGGAAAGCCGGATTTTGACGCCGACAGCGGTGCGAGAGCTCGCCGCACACTATCATTCCGCCTTCAGAGAGGGCGTTCGGTCCTACCCTTACTTCGCCCCGGACAAAGATGCACGCTGA
- a CDS encoding BrxA family protein, with translation MHADERYTTQLQAGLGMIPETMDLLRLWEPGMIPSHLADRAVEEGLFSRATARRTRNLVAEMFAPRYLVEQGAVASRLKFLLEQRFPSSALTQVFYLQTARAQRVFADFVIEVYWPKYMAGALSLVREDAESFIHRALDAGKMQKRWSETTIKRISGYLLGCCVDFGLLENGRGKERRINRFSIRSDVALYLAYDLHLKPLSDMSVVHHPDWRLFGLNSQEVIRLLKTLSHDGHLLIQSTADLVQISWKYRSMEECLNALTQR, from the coding sequence ATGCACGCTGACGAGAGATATACGACTCAGCTTCAGGCTGGGCTCGGGATGATTCCGGAGACGATGGATTTGCTGCGCCTGTGGGAGCCCGGGATGATCCCGTCTCACCTGGCTGACCGGGCGGTGGAGGAGGGATTGTTTTCCCGGGCTACCGCCAGGCGGACCAGGAATTTGGTGGCCGAGATGTTCGCGCCCCGCTACCTGGTGGAGCAGGGCGCGGTTGCTTCCCGCCTCAAATTTCTTCTCGAACAGCGCTTCCCGTCAAGCGCTCTGACCCAGGTATTTTACCTGCAGACGGCGCGAGCCCAACGAGTCTTTGCAGATTTCGTGATCGAGGTCTACTGGCCGAAGTACATGGCCGGCGCTCTTTCACTGGTCCGGGAAGATGCGGAATCGTTCATCCATCGGGCGCTCGATGCAGGGAAGATGCAGAAACGCTGGTCCGAAACGACCATTAAACGGATATCCGGATATCTCCTCGGGTGCTGTGTCGATTTTGGATTGTTGGAAAACGGACGGGGGAAAGAGCGCAGGATCAACCGTTTTTCGATCCGCTCGGATGTTGCCCTTTATTTAGCCTACGATCTCCATTTAAAGCCCCTGAGTGACATGTCCGTTGTTCATCACCCGGACTGGCGGCTGTTTGGCCTGAACAGTCAGGAAGTCATCCGCCTACTGAAGACGCTCAGCCATGATGGTCATCTGTTGATCCAGTCGACCGCAGATCTGGTCCAGATTTCGTGGAAATACCGCAGCATGGAGGAATGCCTCAATGCACTCACTCAAAGATAA
- a CDS encoding BREX protein BrxB domain-containing protein, with product MHSLKDKFDEVCLRLGHGRRLESTGSDPIYYLVFPVSEILAVKRNTRAWVAKLENLGWRVVTLSMAEALNSILRQHKLRRQWLLGEKMVLDQAARTGKPIEFGEINKTLAKALTEGTDLIMLLRAKMEEATAQPNGILLLTDLEALHPYLRINSIEAQLQGSIRCPVVVLYPGKREGKTSLRFLEFYPADPNYRSEHIG from the coding sequence ATGCACTCACTCAAAGATAAGTTTGACGAGGTCTGCCTGCGTCTGGGGCACGGCCGGCGGCTGGAGAGTACCGGCTCCGACCCTATTTATTATCTGGTATTCCCGGTCAGCGAAATTCTCGCCGTGAAGCGTAATACCCGCGCCTGGGTCGCCAAACTGGAGAATCTGGGTTGGCGGGTGGTTACCCTTTCCATGGCCGAGGCGCTAAACTCAATCCTGCGACAGCACAAGCTGCGCAGGCAATGGCTCCTTGGCGAGAAGATGGTCCTAGATCAGGCCGCGCGCACAGGCAAGCCCATAGAGTTTGGCGAAATTAATAAAACTTTGGCTAAGGCCCTGACCGAAGGCACCGATCTCATTATGCTTCTGAGGGCCAAAATGGAGGAAGCGACCGCGCAGCCCAATGGTATCCTCCTCCTTACCGACCTGGAAGCGCTGCATCCGTATCTGCGCATCAACAGTATCGAGGCCCAGCTACAGGGATCGATCCGCTGTCCGGTAGTGGTCCTCTACCCTGGCAAGCGCGAAGGAAAGACCAGTCTACGGTTCCTGGAATTCTACCCCGCCGACCCCAATTATCGTTCCGAGCACATCGGATAA
- the brxC gene encoding BREX system P-loop protein BrxC yields the protein MATIRTLFDSSRALSRPIEKVITYQNRSEAQLRTEISEYVVTENIEENFADLLKKMQAAMQGGDGHEIGVWVSGFYGSGKSSFTKYLGFALDRGMKLGDDSFLHLLQNQLKTVPVRALFNQVSATYDAAVIFLDLASEMLAGASMEDISTVLYLKVLQWAGYSEDLKVAELERMLEMDGRLDSFLSRASEELDGIDWKEVRNQPLVANQIAARLACEFYPKLFPKAEDFQNLTLHVSKSELKRAEEMVELVRRKSGKKNILFIVDEVGQYVSAKPNLILNLDGLAKNLRQIGGGTVWLFATAQQTLTEDNISAMLNAPGLFKLKDRFPIQIHLEASDIKEICHKRLLTKSTPGEQELGKWFDNHGPSLRTATQLRDCGVYETGLGRKTFVDLYPFLPAHFEILLQLLGRLARKTGGLGLRSAIKVVQEVLVERSGQQNSLADEPVGHLANTVTFYDALRRDIQTSYAHIVEGVEAVVHRFPTEQLYNQVAKSIAVLQILENLPVTANNIAALLQPTVDAPARKDEVEKAIAAMLKDGMIPLGEKNGSLRFLTQTGITLQKQFDLIEFRQVDLRAEVNGVLRSIFKPLPSARLSGVRPVTAGLKIVIGGGQSVSLEGEKEAIQFHVEFVPAVSYDETRNERENESRTARERVSIFLIGRADPEADQLATTLVRCRKFLDQHRTASDPETQEFVRIIVERLTRTANELERKLQAALLAGSFIAHGAHQPVSERGADVMEAAKSFLADAAARVFDRYPEAPHQADTGLAEKFLKTPLDRITTAEDPLGLVSRAGGRAQIRTDHKAIVSIKDFLGQQGQVEGRRLLDHFAAPSFGWAKDTIRYLLAGAFLGGEIKLRIAGHDHVVKNDETFAAFSSNRAIGAVGISLRQERPDPEALVRASDRLRVLTGENILPLEDEIAAAAKKYFPSYQAAFAPLAMELCALGLDNTDQADRAENLANDLTEVVSGDGSDAVKRMGGIESPLYDSLIWGRKLKMGLDNGLRSTLTHLTRLRRDIEGLPDSGIPARLKETAAEPLATVSDILGRDSFFDEISSLGTAAAEIDRLVAAAVNDLSGQQAELIAAEEEKWSGSPDWNNLLEAEREWFISQTGTLTVKAEGNLDGLRKLLSHDFTLNHQLRDLASTMSEMAATNKTKKRDPEPEVKDVEVTELVVPKVFTSTNDIDLLIAELNKLRARFYLDKKVRIRWKEID from the coding sequence ATGGCAACGATTCGTACCCTCTTCGATTCATCTCGGGCCCTCAGTCGCCCCATCGAGAAGGTGATTACCTATCAGAACCGCAGCGAAGCTCAGTTGCGGACCGAAATCTCAGAATACGTGGTCACCGAAAACATCGAGGAGAACTTCGCCGACCTGCTCAAGAAAATGCAGGCAGCAATGCAGGGAGGGGACGGTCACGAAATCGGGGTCTGGGTCTCCGGCTTCTATGGCTCGGGTAAAAGTTCATTCACCAAATATCTCGGTTTTGCTCTCGACCGAGGAATGAAGCTCGGTGATGACTCCTTCCTCCACCTTCTGCAAAATCAACTCAAGACAGTTCCGGTCCGCGCTCTTTTCAATCAAGTCTCAGCCACCTACGATGCGGCCGTCATCTTCCTCGATCTGGCCAGCGAGATGCTTGCTGGCGCTTCGATGGAGGATATCTCAACCGTCCTCTACCTGAAGGTGCTTCAGTGGGCCGGCTACTCCGAAGACCTCAAAGTCGCCGAGCTGGAGCGGATGTTGGAGATGGATGGGCGGCTCGATTCCTTTTTGAGCCGCGCCAGCGAGGAGCTAGACGGTATTGACTGGAAAGAGGTGCGCAACCAGCCCCTGGTCGCCAACCAGATCGCCGCCCGCCTGGCCTGCGAGTTCTACCCGAAGCTCTTTCCCAAGGCCGAGGACTTCCAAAACCTGACCCTGCACGTGAGCAAGTCCGAATTGAAGCGGGCCGAGGAGATGGTCGAGCTGGTACGCCGCAAGTCGGGCAAAAAGAACATCCTCTTTATTGTGGATGAAGTCGGTCAGTACGTTTCCGCCAAGCCGAACCTCATCCTCAATCTCGATGGCCTGGCGAAAAACCTGAGGCAGATTGGGGGCGGGACCGTCTGGCTGTTCGCCACGGCCCAGCAGACGCTCACCGAAGACAACATTTCGGCGATGCTCAACGCTCCCGGTCTCTTTAAGCTCAAAGACCGTTTCCCAATCCAGATCCATCTGGAGGCCAGCGACATCAAGGAGATCTGCCATAAGCGCCTCTTGACCAAGTCCACGCCGGGCGAGCAGGAACTCGGAAAATGGTTCGACAACCATGGACCGTCCCTTCGCACCGCCACCCAGCTCAGGGATTGTGGGGTCTACGAGACCGGGTTGGGTCGGAAGACCTTTGTCGACCTCTACCCGTTTTTGCCTGCTCACTTTGAAATTCTGCTGCAGTTGCTCGGTCGCCTGGCACGCAAGACAGGGGGGCTGGGGCTGCGTTCGGCCATCAAGGTCGTGCAGGAGGTCCTGGTTGAACGTAGCGGACAACAAAATTCCCTCGCTGATGAGCCGGTCGGACACTTGGCCAATACGGTCACTTTCTATGACGCCCTGCGCCGCGACATCCAGACGAGCTATGCACACATCGTCGAAGGGGTAGAAGCCGTCGTCCATCGCTTCCCGACCGAACAGTTGTACAACCAGGTGGCCAAATCGATCGCCGTTTTGCAGATTCTCGAAAACCTCCCGGTCACCGCGAATAACATCGCCGCTTTGCTGCAGCCCACCGTTGATGCGCCGGCCCGAAAAGATGAGGTCGAGAAGGCAATCGCTGCCATGCTCAAAGACGGCATGATACCGCTCGGGGAAAAGAACGGCAGCCTTCGTTTTCTCACTCAGACCGGCATCACTCTGCAGAAACAGTTCGATCTGATCGAGTTTCGGCAGGTCGACCTCCGCGCGGAAGTCAATGGCGTGTTGCGTTCCATCTTCAAACCGCTCCCCTCTGCCCGCTTGAGCGGAGTTCGGCCCGTCACGGCCGGTTTGAAGATCGTCATTGGCGGAGGTCAGTCGGTTTCCCTGGAGGGGGAGAAGGAAGCGATTCAGTTTCATGTCGAGTTCGTGCCAGCCGTCAGTTACGATGAAACACGAAACGAGCGGGAGAACGAATCCCGCACCGCGCGTGAACGTGTCAGCATTTTTCTCATCGGACGCGCTGATCCCGAAGCCGACCAGCTTGCGACCACTCTGGTGCGCTGCCGTAAGTTTCTCGATCAGCACCGCACGGCCTCCGACCCGGAAACCCAGGAGTTCGTCCGCATCATCGTTGAGCGCCTGACCCGCACTGCCAACGAACTGGAGCGCAAGCTCCAGGCGGCCCTTCTCGCGGGATCATTCATCGCCCACGGAGCGCACCAGCCGGTGTCCGAGCGGGGAGCGGATGTGATGGAGGCCGCCAAAAGTTTTCTCGCCGATGCCGCGGCGCGAGTCTTCGACCGTTACCCGGAGGCGCCTCATCAGGCGGATACCGGTCTTGCCGAAAAATTCCTCAAAACTCCCCTTGATCGCATAACCACAGCCGAAGATCCCCTCGGTCTGGTCAGCCGGGCCGGCGGCCGAGCCCAGATCAGGACCGACCATAAAGCGATCGTCTCCATCAAGGACTTCCTCGGGCAGCAGGGGCAGGTCGAGGGTCGGCGGCTGCTTGACCATTTCGCCGCTCCCTCCTTCGGTTGGGCCAAAGATACGATTCGCTATCTGCTCGCCGGTGCCTTCCTCGGTGGTGAAATCAAGCTCCGCATTGCCGGTCATGACCATGTGGTCAAAAACGATGAGACCTTCGCGGCCTTCTCTTCCAATAGAGCGATCGGTGCCGTCGGGATCTCCTTGCGGCAGGAGCGCCCTGACCCAGAGGCGTTGGTTCGCGCCAGTGATCGGCTGAGGGTTCTGACCGGCGAAAACATTCTCCCACTGGAAGACGAGATCGCTGCGGCAGCCAAGAAATACTTCCCGAGCTATCAGGCTGCCTTCGCTCCACTTGCCATGGAGCTTTGCGCACTCGGCCTTGACAACACCGATCAGGCGGACCGAGCAGAAAATCTGGCGAACGATCTTACCGAGGTGGTCAGCGGTGACGGCTCCGACGCAGTCAAACGTATGGGCGGGATCGAAAGTCCGCTCTACGATTCATTGATATGGGGGCGAAAGCTCAAAATGGGCCTGGATAACGGACTGCGCTCGACGTTGACACATCTCACGCGATTGCGTCGCGATATTGAGGGGCTGCCGGATTCCGGCATTCCGGCACGGCTGAAAGAGACCGCTGCAGAACCGTTGGCGACCGTAAGCGACATCCTGGGCCGGGATTCCTTTTTCGATGAAATATCCTCGTTAGGAACGGCTGCCGCTGAGATCGACCGACTGGTTGCGGCTGCCGTCAACGATCTTTCCGGCCAGCAGGCGGAGCTGATCGCAGCAGAAGAGGAAAAGTGGAGCGGGTCTCCGGATTGGAACAACCTGTTGGAGGCCGAGCGTGAATGGTTCATCAGCCAGACCGGTACTCTCACCGTGAAGGCTGAAGGTAATCTTGACGGGCTGAGAAAACTTCTTTCCCACGATTTCACTCTGAACCACCAACTCCGCGATCTCGCATCCACCATGTCTGAAATGGCCGCTACGAATAAGACCAAAAAGCGAGATCCTGAACCGGAGGTGAAGGATGTTGAGGTGACCGAATTGGTTGTGCCGAAGGTATTCACCTCCACCAACGATATCGATCTGCTGATTGCTGAACTCAACAAACTGCGCGCACGGTTCTATCTGGACAAGAAGGTTCGCATTCGCTGGAAGGAAATCGACTGA